From a single Phycisphaerales bacterium genomic region:
- the pilM gene encoding type IV pilus assembly protein PilM: protein MASSSAWGIEIGSYALKAVRLERNGDDVSLADFAYVPHKKVLSTPDVDGDEMIRLAIGQFMSQQPDMRQGPILVSVPGNGAFARFAKLPPVEPKKVPDIVKFEAVQQIPFPIEEVEWDYETFTSEETPEVEVGIFAITKGAVQARLNLYNELGLVPDGINISPVAAYNALQYDMNIEADSPGTIILDIGTTSTDLIIAEGGRTWIRTFPIGGHNFTDALINSFKLTYSKAEKLKSEAQTSKYRRQILSAMRPVFGDLAQDVQRSIGYYQSLHRDANLTRLIGVGSTFKLPGLRKFLSQQVQMEISRLDEFKRLSSGSNAVFAEHILNSATAYGLALQGLGMAAIDVNLIPVSVVRDRLWSEKIKWFGAAAALVVFGSMIAFARPMIDQRYNAQPSDYRGEIEPIVSRAQALKTDFDKITQETEITGKPVNIRGMIDNRDVWPNILADVSNMLASAKPQPELLSGNPDEIASIPPAERRLLELKSLDYTFVAPRGEQTMPQLRLRMRVESSNKDSVALVNKSVIQWLGKNAERPGVPYRILRDLPENQPKTVRIDAMKTPPAEGTAGQSTGGRGPGRGSEGGFEVGFTKGRGGEEGMAVSGGVTPGGGRYAGNSSLNLDSLAPLPTPAATLPPDTDYYQVEVSWIIQLVDPNAPATTDGATGQEGK from the coding sequence ATGGCCAGTTCGAGTGCATGGGGCATTGAGATCGGCTCATATGCCCTGAAAGCCGTGCGCCTGGAGCGCAACGGCGACGACGTGAGTCTCGCAGATTTCGCATACGTGCCTCACAAAAAAGTGCTGTCCACGCCTGACGTGGACGGCGACGAGATGATTCGCCTCGCCATCGGGCAGTTCATGAGCCAGCAGCCCGACATGAGGCAGGGGCCGATTCTCGTCTCCGTGCCCGGCAACGGCGCGTTTGCCCGTTTCGCCAAGCTGCCGCCCGTCGAGCCTAAGAAGGTGCCCGACATCGTCAAGTTTGAGGCGGTGCAGCAGATCCCCTTCCCGATCGAAGAAGTCGAATGGGACTACGAGACCTTCACCAGCGAAGAGACGCCGGAAGTCGAAGTCGGCATCTTCGCCATCACCAAGGGTGCCGTGCAGGCGCGGCTGAACCTCTATAACGAACTGGGGCTGGTTCCCGACGGCATCAACATCTCGCCCGTGGCCGCGTACAACGCGCTGCAGTACGACATGAACATCGAAGCCGACTCGCCGGGAACGATCATCCTCGACATCGGCACGACCAGCACCGACCTGATCATCGCCGAGGGCGGCCGCACCTGGATCCGCACCTTCCCCATCGGCGGGCACAACTTCACCGATGCGCTCATCAACTCCTTCAAACTGACTTACAGCAAGGCGGAGAAGCTCAAGTCGGAGGCCCAGACGAGCAAGTATCGCCGGCAGATTCTCTCGGCGATGCGCCCGGTCTTCGGCGACCTCGCCCAGGATGTCCAGCGGTCGATCGGCTACTACCAGTCGCTCCACCGCGATGCAAACCTGACCCGGCTCATCGGCGTGGGCTCGACGTTTAAACTGCCCGGGCTGCGCAAATTCCTCAGCCAGCAGGTGCAGATGGAAATCTCTCGCCTCGACGAGTTCAAACGGCTCAGCAGCGGCAGCAACGCCGTGTTCGCCGAGCACATTCTCAACTCCGCCACGGCCTACGGCCTCGCCCTGCAGGGCCTCGGCATGGCCGCCATCGACGTCAACCTTATCCCCGTCAGCGTGGTGCGCGACCGGCTCTGGAGCGAGAAGATCAAGTGGTTCGGCGCTGCCGCGGCCCTGGTCGTGTTCGGCTCGATGATCGCGTTTGCACGCCCGATGATCGACCAGCGCTACAACGCGCAGCCCAGTGATTACCGCGGCGAAATCGAGCCGATCGTCAGTCGGGCCCAGGCTCTCAAGACCGACTTTGACAAGATTACTCAGGAGACAGAGATCACCGGCAAGCCCGTGAACATTCGCGGCATGATCGACAACCGCGACGTGTGGCCGAACATCCTCGCCGACGTGTCCAACATGCTCGCATCGGCCAAGCCTCAGCCGGAACTGCTCAGCGGCAATCCGGATGAGATCGCGTCGATCCCGCCCGCTGAGCGGCGGCTGCTGGAACTCAAGTCGCTCGATTACACCTTTGTGGCGCCGCGCGGCGAGCAGACCATGCCACAGCTGCGCCTGCGGATGCGCGTCGAGAGTTCGAACAAGGACAGCGTTGCGCTCGTGAACAAGTCCGTCATTCAGTGGCTGGGGAAGAACGCCGAGCGCCCGGGCGTGCCATACCGCATCCTGCGCGACCTGCCGGAAAACCAGCCCAAGACCGTGCGCATCGACGCGATGAAGACGCCTCCGGCAGAAGGAACTGCGGGGCAGAGCACCGGCGGCCGCGGACCCGGTCGCGGCTCTGAGGGCGGTTTCGAAGTCGGATTCACCAAGGGCCGCGGCGGAGAAGAGGGCATGGCCGTCTCCGGCGGAGTCACACCCGGCGGCGGCCGCTATGCGGGCAATTCGTCGCTCAATCTCGATTCACTCGCTCCGCTGCCGACTCCGGCCGCGACGCTGCCGCCCGACACCGATTACTACCAGGTCGAAGTCTCCTGGATCATCCAGCTGGTCGACCCCAACGCCCCGGCGACCACCGACGGCGCCACCGGGCAGGAGGGCAAATAA
- a CDS encoding sulfite exporter TauE/SafE family protein, whose translation MTLLLFIAISLLLSLFAGMAGAMLGLGGGVIVVPGLTLLLGIDIRYAIGASIVAVIATSSGAGASYVRHQVSNIRVGMLLELATVSGALAGAYAAGQVGAKWLHLVFGVVLLGAAVAMWKRREEAPQAAKADALADRLRLHGSYFDRSLNEVVEYRVRRTAFGFALSALAGVVSGLLGIGGGVLKVPAMNMAMGLPIKVATATSNFMIGVTAAAGAGVYFARGDIDPFIAAPVTVGVLAGAMIGARLMPHVRRRYLKIAFTVVMLLISIEMLRKGVQ comes from the coding sequence ATGACTCTGCTTCTCTTCATCGCCATCTCGCTTCTGCTGTCCCTGTTTGCCGGCATGGCGGGCGCCATGCTCGGCCTGGGCGGCGGCGTCATCGTGGTGCCCGGCCTGACGCTGCTGCTGGGCATCGACATTCGCTACGCGATCGGCGCTTCCATCGTCGCCGTCATCGCCACCTCGAGCGGCGCCGGGGCGAGTTACGTGCGCCACCAGGTTTCCAACATCCGCGTGGGCATGCTCCTCGAACTTGCCACCGTTTCGGGCGCTCTCGCCGGCGCCTACGCCGCCGGGCAGGTCGGTGCCAAGTGGCTCCACCTCGTTTTCGGCGTGGTGCTGCTCGGAGCGGCGGTTGCGATGTGGAAGCGGCGCGAAGAGGCGCCGCAGGCGGCGAAGGCGGATGCGCTCGCCGACCGCCTGCGCCTGCACGGCTCGTACTTCGACCGCTCATTGAACGAGGTAGTTGAATACCGCGTGCGGCGCACTGCATTCGGGTTCGCACTGAGCGCGCTGGCGGGCGTGGTGAGCGGGCTGCTGGGCATCGGCGGCGGGGTACTCAAGGTACCAGCGATGAACATGGCCATGGGTCTGCCCATCAAGGTCGCCACTGCGACGAGCAATTTCATGATCGGCGTCACCGCCGCGGCCGGCGCCGGAGTCTACTTTGCGCGCGGCGACATCGATCCGTTCATCGCCGCGCCGGTTACCGTCGGAGTCCTCGCTGGCGCAATGATCGGCGCCCGCCTCATGCCGCACGTGCGCCGGCGCTATCTCAAGATCGCGTTCACGGTCGTGATGCTCCTCATCTCCATCGAGATGCTTCGAAAGGGCGTGCAGTGA
- a CDS encoding DUF1634 domain-containing protein: MRPPAESPSKPDRPSRVETTVAAWLRVGVIASVGIILAGLIVSLMRNPEYLTDPDAYRQLTSPGAAFPHTAEDLLAELIEFRGRALITLGVLLLIATPVVRVGLSLRAYLHERDWIYAIMTALVLAALAISFAVGAIP; the protein is encoded by the coding sequence GTGAGGCCTCCGGCTGAGAGCCCATCCAAACCAGACCGGCCGTCGCGCGTCGAGACGACCGTCGCCGCCTGGCTGCGCGTGGGCGTGATCGCGAGCGTGGGCATCATCCTCGCCGGCCTGATCGTGAGCCTTATGCGCAATCCCGAGTACCTCACGGACCCGGATGCGTACAGACAACTCACGTCGCCGGGCGCGGCATTTCCGCACACGGCCGAAGACCTGTTGGCCGAACTGATCGAGTTCCGCGGGCGCGCGCTGATCACGCTGGGCGTTCTGCTGCTGATCGCCACGCCGGTCGTTCGCGTCGGCCTCTCGCTGCGCGCCTATCTCCACGAGCGGGACTGGATCTACGCGATCATGACCGCGCTGGTCTTGGCGGCGCTGGCCATTTCATTCGCCGTCGGCGCGATTCCATGA